A portion of the Lolium rigidum isolate FL_2022 chromosome 1, APGP_CSIRO_Lrig_0.1, whole genome shotgun sequence genome contains these proteins:
- the LOC124696313 gene encoding MORC family CW-type zinc finger protein 4-like, translating into MEEAIDLNEPPHRDEGFRVLLQKDFKNICRTKVRDTLIELPSAWSVSHFESAKLYELRNFRKFSLVPDPEDDRQNKEWRKFMHFLWHNQRAGIVRDDSMTFHILAPQSHEHPNYSHAVILYNTEQKDRGVCKTMAERSNKSEEICDSVPNPKEMNTSRKHHDPESSPCESVEDGPRILDPVMKKRASTLTKNFVSTDPSYLRTLSQTHAGWIFGAIAELVDNSRDAGASRLDISIQTMFSKKAEGKVPVLSVIDDGCGMTYAEMMRMISFGHKRPNEHSKDQIGRFGIGFKTGAMKLGKDAVVLTQTSTSRSVSFLSQSFNENKDNLEIPVLTYRKEGQYMEVDLTVQSKATAEYNMNAIKEFSPFNEYVIGQKLGLFGEDGTGTQVYIWNLDKWGQDYTLDWNSGKTDENPIDRGRGDILIRSKRVRSRPGQTSTKVPLDYSLQAYLKVMFRNPRMKITVQGSQVKARPLDKTLNKTSVISDVIMGKTIQLTLGRSTVEFDRTNCGVFLYWHGRLIESYKRVGGQKHNADTGRGVIGVADITELIDDEDGNSWVLNNKQGFQDCEKYATLEAWLDKKMDEYWDTNFESIELEKGDENCKPDHEWVQCYGCRKWRVLTAGFNSESLPVEWFCLMPPFNGTCTIPEQQMGRGIVTIGEKRSGNDGHNSIAQQTLKAKVDTKKMMSGNEEIQRFSQDEEDVKNVELIQTNVNKRKKASGGNNNIEDDDFEDNCSQTESVTPPPNFKRLRRGAKRNSKQ; encoded by the exons ATG GAGGAAGCTATTGATTTGAATGAGCCGCCACACAGAGACGAAG GTTTTAGAGTATTGCTGCAAAAGGATTTTAAGAACATATGCCGCACTAAAGTCCGTGACACTCTGATAGAATT GCCCTCGGCTTGGTCTGTTAGCCATTTTGAGTCAGCTAAGTTATACGAGCTTCGTAATTTCCGAAAATTTTCACTGGTTCCTGATCCGGAAGATGACCGTCAGAATAAGGAATGGCGAAAGTTTATgcatttcctttggcacaatcagAGG GCCGGTATTGTCAGAGACGATTCCATGACCTTCCACATTCTTGCTCCTCAATCTCATGAACACCCTAACTACTCACATGCGGTGATCTTGTACAATACTGAACAAAAAGATCGTGGAGTCTGCAAAACGATGGCAG AGAGATCCAATAAGAGTGAGGAGATTTGTGATAGTGTACCAAATCCAAAGGAGATGAATACTTCACGTAAACACCATGATCCAGAATCCTCACCATGCGAGTCTGTTGAAGATGGTCCTAGAATTTTGGATCCAGTAATGAAAAAGAGAGCATCTACTCTTACAAAAAATTTCGTCAGCACAGACCCATCGTACCTGCGGACTCTCAGTCAAACACATGCTGGCTGGATCTTTGGAGCAATTGCAGAGCTCGTTGATAACTCAAGAGATGCTGGTGCATCAAG GTTGGATATTTCCATCCAAACTATGTTTTCAAAGAAAGCAGAAGGAAAAGTTCCTGTCTTATCTGTAATTGATGATGGCTGTGGAATGACTTATGCTGAAATGATGAGAATGATCTCATTTGGTCACAAACGACCTAATGAACATTCCAAGGATCAGATTGGGAGGTTTGGAATCGGATTCAAG ACTGGTGCTATGAAACTTGGGAAAGATGCAGTTGTGCTTACCCAAACTTCGACTTCCAGATCAGTGTCCTTTCTATCTCAGTCTTTTAATGAAAATAAAGAT AATCTTGAGATCCCCGTGTTGACATATCGCAAAGAAGGGCAATACATGGAAGTTGATTTGACGGTCCAGTCTAAAGCTACTGCTGAATATAACATGAATGCTATCAAGGAATTCTCTCCCTTTAATGAATATGTCATTGGACAAAAGCTAGGTTTGTTTGGTGAAGATGGTACTGGAACACAAGTTTACATATGGAATTTAGATAAGTGGGGTCAAGATTACACCTTGGACTGGAACTCAGGGAAGACTGACGAAAATCCCATTGACCGTGGTCGTGGAGACATACTAATCCGTTCAAAAAGAGTCAGATCGCGCCCAGGGCAAACAAGTACCAAG GTGCCATTGGACTACTCACTTCAAGCCTATCTAAAAGTTATGTTCAGGAATCCTCGCATGAAAATAACTGTCCAGGGGTCTCAG GTCAAAGCACGTCCTTTGGATAAGACCCTTAACAAGACTTCTGTTATATCTGATGTCATTATGGGAAAGACTATTCAGCTGACTCTGGGAAGGAGCACTGTGGAATTTGACCGAACGAATTGTGGAGTTTTCTTGTATTGGCACGGACGCCTGATAGAG TCTTACAAACGAGTTGGGGGTCAAAAGCATAATGCTGACACAGGACGTGGTGTCATAGGAGTTGCAGATATTACAGAACTCATT GATGATGAAGATGGAAATTCATGGGTTCTCAACAACAAACAAGGGTTTCAAGATTGTGAAAAGTATGCCACCTTGGAGGCGTGGCTTGATAAGAAAATGGATGAATACTGGGATACAAACTTTGAAAGTATAGAATTG GAAAAAGGAGATGAGAACTGCAAACCTGATCATGAATGGGTTCAGTGTTATGGCTGTCGTAAATGGAGAGTGTTGACTGCTGGATTCAACTCAGAGTCACTACCAGTTGAATG GTTTTGCTTGATGCCACCCTTCAATGGGACATGTACGATTCCAGAGCAACAAATGGGACGTGGCATTGTAACCATCGGTGAGAAAAGATCAGGTAATGATGGTCATAATAGTATTGCCCAGCAGACATTGAAAGCTAAGGTTGATACAAAAAAGATGATGTCTGGTAATGAGGAGATTCAAAGATTCagtcaagatgaagaagatgtgaAG AATGTTGAGTTAATCCAAACGAACGTCAACAAGCGGAAAAAAGCTTCTGGTGGAAATAATAACATCGAAG ATGATGATTTCGAGGATAATTGCTCACAAACCGAGTCTGTTACTCCTCCCCCTAATTTTAAGAGACTACGGAGAGGGGCTAAGAGGAATTCTAAGCAGTGA